The following proteins are co-located in the Micromonospora coriariae genome:
- the eccD gene encoding type VII secretion integral membrane protein EccD — protein MATKTATGGLSRITIVAPRTRMDLALPSDVPMADLLPTLLRYAGEDLADEGVRHGGWALSRLGGAPLDGGRTAGQLGVRDGEVLYFNPRSAAAPEVVFDDVVDAVATATNERPGAWQVGATRSFAVLFAAVALGAGALAALFAGPPHLPGALAALLVAVALLVGAAVLSRAAGDSRTGAVLAMVGLLYAGTGGLLLLAGDRPLTDLASPHVLLAATAVVIAGAVAALAVGDRYPLFFAALGVGAAIGLGALLCLAFGMDAPGSAAVVAAVAFGLVPALPMVAYRMARLPVPSIPTGPEDLKTDSESVDGRQVLQQSERADEFLTGLLWTVSLLVLGAQLVLALDGRLPAVLLCLVLALLSLLRARPLLGRAQRTPVLLTGTVGLGLAAAATFANGSLPVRLGLILGGLLLAAVISLIYGLTVAGKPISPVWGRLLDIVEIMLIISLVPLAVWVCGLYGWIVNLRP, from the coding sequence GTGGCAACGAAGACGGCGACCGGTGGTCTGAGCCGGATCACCATCGTGGCTCCCCGTACCCGAATGGATCTGGCCCTGCCGTCGGACGTGCCGATGGCCGATCTGCTCCCCACCCTGCTGCGCTACGCCGGTGAGGACCTGGCGGACGAGGGGGTGCGGCACGGCGGGTGGGCACTGTCCCGGTTGGGCGGTGCGCCCCTGGACGGTGGGCGTACCGCCGGGCAGCTCGGCGTCCGCGACGGCGAGGTGCTCTACTTCAACCCCCGGTCCGCCGCCGCCCCGGAGGTCGTCTTCGACGACGTGGTGGACGCGGTCGCCACCGCCACCAACGAGCGCCCCGGCGCCTGGCAGGTCGGCGCGACCCGTTCGTTCGCGGTGTTGTTCGCCGCGGTGGCGCTCGGCGCCGGCGCGCTGGCCGCGCTCTTCGCCGGCCCGCCGCACCTGCCCGGCGCGCTGGCCGCCCTGCTGGTCGCGGTGGCGCTGCTGGTCGGCGCGGCGGTGCTGTCCCGGGCCGCCGGTGACAGCCGGACCGGCGCCGTGCTGGCCATGGTGGGTCTGCTGTACGCCGGCACCGGCGGCCTGCTGCTACTCGCCGGCGATCGCCCGCTGACCGACCTGGCCAGCCCGCACGTCCTGCTCGCGGCCACCGCCGTGGTGATCGCCGGGGCGGTCGCCGCGCTGGCCGTCGGCGACCGCTACCCGCTCTTCTTCGCCGCGCTCGGCGTGGGCGCAGCGATCGGCCTGGGCGCGCTGCTGTGTCTGGCCTTCGGCATGGATGCGCCCGGCTCGGCAGCGGTCGTGGCGGCGGTCGCGTTCGGCCTGGTGCCGGCGCTGCCGATGGTCGCCTACCGGATGGCCCGGCTGCCGGTGCCGTCGATCCCGACCGGCCCGGAGGACCTGAAGACCGACAGCGAGTCGGTCGACGGTCGGCAGGTGCTCCAGCAGAGCGAACGGGCCGACGAGTTCCTCACCGGCCTGCTGTGGACCGTGTCGCTGCTGGTGCTCGGCGCGCAGCTGGTGCTGGCCCTGGACGGACGCCTCCCGGCGGTGCTGCTCTGCCTGGTGCTGGCCCTGCTCTCGCTGCTGCGGGCCCGTCCGCTGCTGGGCCGGGCCCAGCGCACCCCGGTGCTGCTCACCGGCACCGTCGGGCTGGGCCTGGCCGCCGCGGCCACCTTCGCCAACGGGTCGCTGCCGGTCCGGCTCGGTCTGATCCTCGGCGGGCTGCTGCTGGCCGCCGTGATCAGCCTGATCTACGGGCTGACAGTGGCCGGTAAGCCCATCTCCCCGGTCTGGGGCCGGCTGCTCGACATCGTCGAGATCATGCTGATCATCTCGCTGGTCCCACTGGCCGTCTGGGTCTGCGGCCTGTACGGCTGGATCGTCAACCTGCGACCCTGA
- a CDS encoding WXG100 family type VII secretion target: MGLSWEEMCQKVVIDGRPGDVESAALGWEQLIKNLNNVKQSLDTNIKDLGTVWKGPAYEAFKGHVEQIAKDTGNIVADAEKGTGIVQSLKSAAEKLTAAQRDFPVPATCVNDVLEARNAKLTLSVGFFEAKVAPDFLGWLDPVTAVADWINDRSEEAAGVYQRVSGDYQNIAPGTPGDASGFENKTPKTEIPKLDNGGGGGGGVGSVPDIGGKPSIGDLGGKPSIDAKGMPDTGSLPGGSGAHPDLSGGYDTGSGAYPGTGGVPGTGGLPDDYSSGLAGAGGGGAPGLGSGLGGGGLGSSGLGGAGGLGSGGGLGSAGAGTGALAGGGALGRAVSPGMGPMMGGGAAGAGRGGGRGSGRVGAGGKLGAGGGMAPGMGGAAGGGAGRGGAGRGATGAGAGGRGAGARGAGMAGMGAGAGAGYGEEEAPRNTWLEEDEDVWGADGGGTSGILR, translated from the coding sequence ATGGGCCTGAGCTGGGAAGAGATGTGCCAGAAGGTCGTCATCGACGGCCGGCCGGGTGACGTGGAGAGCGCCGCCCTCGGCTGGGAACAGCTGATCAAGAATCTCAACAACGTCAAGCAGAGTCTCGACACCAACATCAAGGACCTGGGCACGGTCTGGAAGGGCCCGGCGTACGAGGCGTTCAAGGGTCACGTCGAGCAGATCGCCAAGGACACCGGGAACATCGTGGCGGATGCCGAGAAGGGCACCGGCATCGTCCAGTCGCTCAAGAGCGCCGCCGAGAAACTCACCGCCGCCCAGCGGGACTTTCCGGTCCCGGCGACCTGCGTCAACGACGTGCTGGAGGCACGGAACGCCAAGCTGACCCTCAGCGTGGGTTTCTTCGAGGCCAAGGTCGCGCCGGATTTCCTCGGCTGGTTGGATCCGGTGACCGCGGTCGCCGACTGGATCAACGACCGGTCCGAGGAGGCGGCCGGCGTCTACCAGCGGGTCAGCGGCGACTACCAGAACATCGCCCCGGGCACCCCGGGTGACGCGAGCGGCTTCGAGAACAAGACACCGAAGACCGAGATTCCCAAGCTGGACAACGGTGGCGGCGGTGGTGGCGGGGTCGGCTCCGTACCGGACATCGGCGGTAAACCGTCCATCGGCGACCTGGGCGGCAAGCCCTCGATCGACGCCAAGGGCATGCCGGACACGGGTAGCCTGCCCGGCGGTTCCGGCGCGCACCCCGACCTCTCCGGCGGTTACGACACCGGTTCGGGCGCCTACCCCGGCACCGGCGGGGTGCCGGGCACCGGCGGTCTGCCGGACGACTACAGCAGCGGGCTGGCGGGTGCCGGCGGGGGCGGCGCGCCCGGTCTCGGCTCCGGCCTGGGCGGCGGCGGGCTGGGCTCCTCCGGTCTGGGTGGTGCCGGTGGGCTCGGCAGCGGCGGCGGCCTGGGTAGCGCGGGCGCTGGCACCGGCGCTCTCGCGGGCGGCGGCGCGCTCGGTCGGGCGGTTTCCCCCGGCATGGGCCCGATGATGGGTGGTGGCGCGGCGGGCGCCGGCCGCGGCGGTGGCCGGGGCAGCGGTCGCGTCGGCGCGGGCGGCAAGTTGGGCGCGGGCGGCGGCATGGCACCCGGGATGGGTGGCGCCGCCGGCGGCGGTGCCGGCCGGGGTGGTGCCGGTCGGGGCGCGACGGGTGCCGGGGCCGGCGGCCGCGGCGCGGGTGCGCGAGGCGCGGGTATGGCCGGGATGGGCGCCGGTGCGGGCGCCGGCTACGGCGAGGAGGAGGCTCCCCGCAACACCTGGCTGGAGGAGGACGAGGACGTGTGGGGCGCCGACGGCGGTGGCACCTCCGGCATCCTGCGCTGA
- a CDS encoding S8 family serine peptidase, translating into MGTGKSFRSARFTAAAVLALCTAMASAVVPAPAHAADTVRGLQWYLDSLKIPQAHKITQGKGVVVAVIDSGVDPSHPDLRGQVLPGHGVNAAAAPDGRRDDDPESGHGTSMAGIIAGRGGSTTRELGIAPAAKILPVSMGPRAAGIDMVLAIRWAADAGADVINISYGGDPARPDPDLTDAVKYALGKDAVVVVSAGNVEEGDRQVTVPANIPGVIAVSGLNKRGGFFAGSVQGPEIVLAAPMESIIGPAPKAVSPNGYTVASGTSSAAAILSGVAALVRARYPNLDAVNVINRLVKTARDAGPAGRDPQFGFGAVDPLAALTRSVPAVTANPLLEGAAADPTRPGGGAARPGDDDGPAVEFGVSNRAGAIVQVGLCLAVPIVALVILLVVLRRRKRRARAAVGGPLPGPPGPPSGWPAGPPGWPTPAAQAPPQQPGPGYGPPAGQPAPGYPPPGYPPAQTTPGYPPPGQPAPGYPPAQAAPAPPTGGPGWPGAGPGHVPPPPGPQQQ; encoded by the coding sequence ATGGGTACGGGGAAGTCTTTCCGTTCGGCGCGGTTCACCGCCGCGGCCGTGTTGGCGTTGTGTACCGCGATGGCCTCCGCCGTGGTGCCGGCACCCGCCCACGCCGCCGACACGGTCCGTGGCCTGCAGTGGTATCTCGACTCGCTGAAGATTCCCCAGGCGCACAAGATCACCCAGGGCAAGGGCGTGGTGGTCGCGGTCATCGACTCCGGTGTGGACCCTTCGCACCCTGACCTGCGCGGTCAGGTGCTGCCGGGGCACGGGGTGAATGCCGCCGCCGCTCCGGACGGGCGGCGCGACGACGACCCGGAGTCCGGGCACGGCACCTCGATGGCCGGCATCATCGCCGGCCGCGGTGGGAGCACGACACGGGAGTTGGGCATCGCGCCGGCCGCGAAGATCCTCCCGGTCTCCATGGGGCCCCGTGCGGCCGGCATCGACATGGTCCTCGCGATCCGCTGGGCGGCGGACGCGGGCGCGGACGTCATCAACATCTCCTACGGTGGTGACCCGGCTCGCCCCGACCCGGACCTGACGGACGCCGTGAAGTACGCCCTGGGCAAGGACGCGGTGGTGGTCGTCTCCGCCGGAAACGTCGAGGAGGGCGACCGGCAGGTCACCGTTCCGGCCAACATCCCCGGCGTGATCGCCGTTTCCGGGCTGAACAAGCGCGGTGGCTTCTTCGCCGGCTCGGTGCAGGGTCCGGAGATCGTGCTCGCCGCGCCCATGGAGAGCATCATCGGGCCGGCGCCCAAGGCGGTCTCGCCGAACGGCTACACGGTGGCCAGCGGCACCAGCTCGGCAGCCGCCATCCTCTCCGGGGTGGCGGCGCTGGTCCGGGCCAGGTATCCGAACCTCGACGCGGTCAACGTCATCAACCGGCTGGTCAAGACCGCACGCGATGCCGGGCCGGCCGGTCGGGACCCGCAGTTCGGCTTCGGTGCGGTCGACCCGCTCGCCGCGCTGACCCGCTCGGTGCCGGCGGTCACGGCCAATCCGCTGCTGGAGGGCGCGGCGGCCGATCCGACCCGGCCCGGTGGCGGTGCCGCCCGGCCCGGCGACGATGACGGTCCGGCTGTCGAGTTCGGGGTCAGCAACAGGGCCGGTGCCATCGTCCAGGTGGGGCTCTGCCTGGCCGTGCCGATTGTCGCGCTGGTCATCCTGCTGGTGGTGCTGCGGCGTCGCAAGCGGCGCGCGCGGGCGGCCGTCGGCGGCCCGCTTCCCGGCCCTCCGGGGCCGCCGTCCGGTTGGCCCGCGGGTCCGCCCGGTTGGCCGACACCAGCGGCTCAGGCTCCACCGCAACAGCCCGGCCCGGGCTACGGTCCGCCGGCGGGCCAGCCCGCGCCGGGGTACCCACCGCCGGGCTATCCGCCGGCTCAGACCACGCCGGGCTATCCGCCGCCGGGCCAACCCGCGCCCGGCTATCCGCCGGCTCAGGCCGCCCCGGCACCGCCGACGGGCGGGCCCGGCTGGCCGGGTGCCGGCCCGGGGCACGTTCCACCGCCACCCGGCCCACAGCAGCAGTGA
- a CDS encoding WXG100 family type VII secretion target, with product MAFEVEAATLHTAASDVRSTRSEVDGELKKLWNVVDDLAMAWKGQASTGFQSLMQRWNEDTVNLLTAMDSIADLLDKSGTTHQVNDEEQQQMLDKFHSALNP from the coding sequence ATGGCGTTCGAGGTCGAAGCTGCGACTCTGCATACCGCCGCGAGTGACGTGCGGTCCACGCGCAGCGAGGTCGACGGCGAGCTGAAGAAGCTGTGGAACGTAGTCGACGACCTGGCCATGGCGTGGAAGGGTCAGGCGTCCACTGGTTTCCAGTCGCTCATGCAGCGCTGGAACGAGGACACCGTCAACCTGCTGACGGCGATGGACAGCATCGCTGACCTGCTCGACAAGTCGGGTACGACGCACCAGGTCAACGACGAAGAGCAGCAGCAGATGCTGGACAAGTTCCACTCTGCTCTCAACCCGTGA
- a CDS encoding WXG100 family type VII secretion target, which translates to MTIKVDYAVLESSNQQMQAISKTIDEKLDTLRSMLSKLQWDGEDRAAYEQHQAKWDSSVRDINRILNEIGGAVGIARENYVSTEMSNAKVWG; encoded by the coding sequence GTGACGATCAAGGTTGACTACGCGGTCCTCGAGAGCAGCAACCAGCAGATGCAGGCCATCTCGAAGACCATCGACGAGAAGCTGGACACGCTGCGGTCGATGCTGTCCAAGCTCCAGTGGGACGGCGAGGACCGGGCGGCCTACGAGCAGCACCAGGCGAAGTGGGACTCGTCGGTCCGGGACATCAACCGGATCCTGAACGAGATCGGCGGCGCTGTCGGCATCGCCCGCGAGAACTACGTCTCCACCGAGATGAGCAACGCCAAGGTGTGGGGCTGA
- a CDS encoding type VII secretion protein EccE, whose protein sequence is MTQVQARPARVATNPSDVPARATPPADRPGRGRVGPVLVGQLVVLELCALAVWAAGTGPSWLLATVGTAAALVVLATFARRGGRWWFEDLLLRRRLRRRRERAAAALAGGAVSDPRLAALAPELSVIELTDRGTRLGIGQDDQGWFAAVALQPTTGAVVGSVEASTVDQALRVLADFAAPVSRAQVVAHTLVWYPAPGAPPAAHRTVWVALRLTVRDARVEAVSRGGGLPGVHRTLAAGIGRLGKALTAAGLAHRPLGRDELRAAVVSAAGLDLVPEPPAESWQGLRGGGWTHRCLSLRGRSDAPLGPLVDAITATSAPSHTVAAAVSPDGRVAAPLLRVAAMDNHVEALVKVVRDIAQRAGTPARPVDGQHGPGVYASAPVAAVLGGSVRPQPR, encoded by the coding sequence ATGACGCAGGTCCAGGCGCGACCCGCCCGAGTGGCCACGAACCCGTCCGACGTTCCGGCGCGGGCGACGCCGCCGGCCGACCGACCCGGCCGGGGACGGGTCGGTCCGGTGCTGGTCGGGCAGCTCGTCGTGCTGGAGTTGTGCGCGCTCGCCGTCTGGGCCGCCGGGACCGGGCCCAGCTGGCTGCTCGCCACGGTCGGCACGGCGGCGGCGCTTGTCGTTCTGGCCACGTTCGCCCGCCGGGGCGGCCGCTGGTGGTTCGAGGACCTGCTGCTGCGCCGACGGCTGCGGCGGCGCCGGGAACGGGCGGCGGCGGCGTTGGCCGGCGGTGCCGTGTCGGATCCGCGCCTGGCCGCGCTCGCCCCCGAGCTGAGCGTCATCGAGCTGACCGACCGGGGCACCCGGCTCGGCATCGGACAGGACGACCAGGGCTGGTTCGCGGCGGTCGCGCTGCAGCCCACCACCGGCGCGGTTGTCGGTTCGGTGGAGGCGTCGACGGTGGATCAGGCGCTGCGGGTCCTCGCGGACTTCGCCGCCCCGGTCTCCCGGGCTCAGGTCGTCGCGCACACCCTGGTCTGGTATCCGGCGCCCGGCGCGCCGCCGGCCGCGCACCGGACGGTGTGGGTCGCACTGCGGCTCACCGTCCGCGACGCGCGGGTCGAGGCGGTGAGCCGGGGCGGCGGGCTGCCTGGCGTACACCGGACACTGGCCGCCGGGATCGGCCGGCTGGGCAAGGCGCTGACCGCCGCCGGCCTGGCCCACCGGCCACTGGGCCGCGACGAGTTGCGCGCGGCAGTGGTCTCGGCCGCCGGGTTGGACCTGGTGCCGGAGCCACCGGCGGAATCCTGGCAGGGGCTGCGCGGCGGCGGCTGGACGCACCGCTGCCTGAGTCTGCGCGGCCGGTCGGACGCCCCGCTCGGCCCGCTGGTGGACGCGATCACCGCGACCTCCGCGCCGTCGCACACGGTGGCCGCGGCGGTGTCGCCGGACGGCCGGGTGGCGGCGCCGCTGCTGCGCGTCGCGGCGATGGACAACCACGTCGAGGCGCTCGTCAAGGTGGTCCGGGACATCGCGCAGCGAGCTGGCACGCCGGCTCGGCCGGTGGACGGCCAGCACGGCCCGGGTGTCTACGCCAGCGCGCCGGTGGCCGCTGTGCTTGGCGGTTCAGTCCGTCCGCAGCCGCGCTGA
- the eccCa gene encoding type VII secretion protein EccCa translates to MSTVVFRRLPRQPGPALPRGEVLLESPPELPEPTPRGMGQLLMILPMVCGVGAMAFLYAGRGGGMMTYVAGGLFGVSMLGMAIGSLSNGGNDKAELNADRRDYMRYLAQMRKRTRRAAGQQRAAMAWRHPEPDALWSIAASRRLWERRITEDDFGETRIALGPQRLAVEIVPPETKPVEDLEPMSAIALRRFVRAHSTVPDLPTALSVRAFSRVVLRGDREPVLDLTRAALGQLATFHAPDDLVIAVVAAPDRQSAWDWVKWLPHAHHSGRTDAAGARRMVFASLAEAEESLAGELSGRPRFASEAKPLTTAPHVVVVVDGGEIAPTCQLLGQGLLGATLIDLSGTVPRDAGRWLLCLDVGDGSNLELVRGSSSSRLGRPDRLTAEAAEGLARQIAPYRLSQQQASNDEPLARSMELPDLLGVGDAAAVDVHQTWRPRGHRDRLRIPLGVGPDGNVVELDFKESAHEGMGPHGLVIGATGSGKSELLRTVVAALAVTHSSEELNFVLVDFKGGATFASLEALPHTSAVITNLADELPLVDRMRDALAGEMVRRQELLRAAGNYVSRFEYEKARAAGEPLAPMPSLLIICDEFSELLAAKPDFIDLFVMIGRLGRSLGVHLLLASQRLEEGKLRGLDTHLSYRIGLRTFSAVESRIVLGVPDAYELPNAPGHGYLKTDTSTMLRFRAAYVSGPYRAPGQQASASQALVQRRIVPYGVDFIPAQTPQLPVDTAPEPEQPADGKAVAMLDVLIDQLTGRGRPAHQVWLPPLADPPGLGELLGQLAVDPTYGLCTASWPGRGRLTVPVGVVDRPYEQRRDPMMVELAGAGGNVVIVGRSLSGKSTMLRSLLASLALTHTPREVQFFCLDFGGGALRSLERLPHMAGVAGRRDVEAVRRTVAEVVAVLDDRETRFAQHGIDSVASYRRRRAAGEFADDPFGDVFLVVDGWNTLRQEYEELEQTITTLANRGLGFGVHVVLTAVRWAEIRINMRDLLGTKLELRLGDASESEIDRRAATNVPEKAPGRGLTRDKLHFLTAISRIDGRRDIEDLSEASIALAGHVADNWPGRPAPKVRLLPRRLPVAELARIIDRSAPGLPIGVNESALAPVYLDLANEPHLTVFGDAECGKTNLLRLIARGITERYTPAQARLVIADYRRGLLGAVEGDHLLDYAPSNQAFAQGLGSIRSALANRLPGPDVTTAQLRDRSWWKGPDLYILVDDYDLVASGGSNPLSALQELLPQARDIGLHLIITRRVGGVSRALYEPVLQRLRELDSPGLLMSGNREEGAVFGTLRPSPQPPGRGTLVRRRDGQQLIQTAWSEPS, encoded by the coding sequence GTGAGCACGGTGGTGTTCCGCCGGCTCCCGCGTCAGCCGGGGCCGGCCTTGCCGCGCGGTGAGGTGCTGCTGGAGTCCCCGCCCGAGCTGCCCGAGCCGACACCCCGCGGGATGGGGCAGCTGCTCATGATCCTGCCGATGGTCTGCGGGGTCGGTGCGATGGCCTTCCTCTACGCCGGCCGGGGCGGCGGCATGATGACGTACGTCGCCGGCGGCCTGTTCGGTGTCTCGATGCTCGGGATGGCGATCGGGTCGCTGAGCAACGGCGGCAACGACAAGGCGGAGCTGAACGCCGATCGCCGCGACTACATGCGCTACCTCGCCCAGATGCGCAAGCGCACCCGGCGTGCGGCGGGGCAGCAGCGGGCGGCGATGGCCTGGCGGCACCCGGAGCCCGACGCGCTCTGGTCGATCGCCGCGTCCCGGCGGCTCTGGGAGCGGCGGATCACCGAGGACGACTTCGGCGAGACCCGGATCGCGCTCGGCCCGCAGCGGCTGGCGGTGGAGATCGTTCCGCCGGAGACGAAGCCGGTCGAGGACCTGGAGCCGATGAGCGCCATCGCGCTGCGCCGGTTCGTCCGGGCACACTCCACCGTGCCCGACCTGCCGACCGCGCTGTCGGTGCGCGCGTTCAGCCGGGTGGTGCTGCGCGGTGACCGGGAGCCGGTCCTCGACCTGACCCGGGCGGCGTTGGGCCAGCTGGCCACCTTCCACGCCCCGGACGACCTGGTGATCGCGGTGGTCGCCGCGCCGGACCGGCAGTCGGCCTGGGACTGGGTCAAGTGGCTGCCGCACGCCCACCACAGTGGGCGCACCGACGCCGCCGGCGCCCGCAGGATGGTCTTCGCCAGCCTGGCCGAGGCCGAGGAGTCACTCGCCGGGGAGCTGTCCGGGCGGCCCCGGTTCGCGTCCGAGGCCAAGCCGCTGACCACCGCACCGCACGTGGTCGTGGTGGTCGACGGCGGCGAGATCGCGCCGACCTGCCAGTTGTTGGGTCAGGGGCTGCTCGGCGCGACGCTGATCGACCTGTCCGGGACGGTGCCGCGCGACGCCGGGCGCTGGCTGCTCTGCCTCGACGTGGGCGACGGAAGCAACCTCGAGCTGGTCCGGGGCAGTTCGTCGTCCCGCCTGGGCCGGCCGGACCGGCTCACCGCCGAGGCCGCCGAGGGGCTGGCCCGGCAGATCGCCCCCTACCGGCTGTCCCAGCAGCAGGCCAGCAACGACGAGCCGCTGGCCCGCAGCATGGAGTTGCCCGACCTGCTCGGCGTGGGCGACGCCGCGGCCGTGGACGTGCACCAGACCTGGCGTCCGCGCGGTCACCGGGACCGGCTGCGCATCCCGCTCGGCGTCGGTCCGGACGGCAACGTGGTCGAGCTGGACTTCAAGGAGTCGGCGCACGAGGGCATGGGCCCGCACGGCCTGGTGATCGGTGCGACCGGGTCCGGCAAGAGCGAGCTGCTCCGTACGGTGGTGGCCGCGCTGGCGGTGACGCACTCGTCGGAGGAGCTGAACTTCGTACTGGTCGACTTCAAGGGCGGCGCGACGTTCGCCTCGCTGGAGGCGCTGCCGCACACCAGCGCGGTCATCACCAACCTGGCCGACGAGCTGCCGCTCGTCGACCGGATGCGCGACGCGCTCGCGGGCGAGATGGTGCGCCGGCAGGAGTTGCTGCGGGCGGCCGGCAACTACGTCTCCCGCTTCGAGTACGAGAAGGCCCGGGCGGCCGGCGAACCGCTGGCGCCGATGCCCAGCCTGCTGATCATCTGTGACGAGTTCAGCGAGCTGCTCGCCGCCAAGCCCGACTTCATCGACCTGTTCGTGATGATCGGCCGGCTGGGCCGGTCGCTCGGCGTGCACCTGTTGCTGGCCAGCCAGCGGCTGGAGGAGGGCAAGCTGCGCGGCCTGGACACCCACCTGTCGTACCGGATCGGTCTGCGCACCTTCTCCGCAGTGGAGAGCCGGATCGTGCTCGGCGTGCCGGACGCGTACGAGCTGCCGAACGCGCCGGGCCACGGCTACCTGAAGACGGACACCAGCACTATGCTGCGGTTCCGGGCCGCGTACGTGTCGGGGCCGTACCGGGCGCCGGGGCAGCAGGCGTCCGCGTCGCAGGCCCTGGTGCAGCGCCGGATCGTGCCGTACGGCGTCGACTTCATCCCGGCGCAGACCCCGCAGCTGCCGGTGGACACCGCGCCGGAGCCGGAGCAGCCGGCCGACGGCAAGGCCGTGGCGATGCTCGACGTGCTGATCGACCAGCTCACGGGCCGGGGCCGGCCGGCGCACCAGGTGTGGCTGCCGCCGCTGGCCGACCCGCCGGGCCTCGGTGAGCTGCTCGGCCAGTTGGCCGTCGACCCGACGTACGGGCTGTGCACCGCGTCCTGGCCGGGCCGGGGACGGCTCACCGTGCCGGTCGGTGTGGTGGACCGCCCGTACGAGCAGCGCCGCGACCCGATGATGGTGGAGCTGGCCGGTGCCGGCGGCAACGTGGTCATCGTCGGCCGCTCACTCAGCGGCAAGAGCACGATGCTGCGTTCGCTGCTCGCCTCGCTGGCGCTCACGCACACTCCGCGCGAGGTGCAGTTCTTCTGCCTGGACTTCGGCGGCGGCGCGCTGCGCAGCCTGGAGCGGCTGCCGCACATGGCCGGGGTCGCCGGCCGGCGGGACGTCGAGGCGGTGCGCCGTACGGTGGCCGAGGTGGTCGCCGTCCTGGACGACCGGGAGACGCGTTTCGCCCAGCACGGCATCGACTCGGTGGCGAGCTACCGCCGCCGCCGGGCCGCCGGCGAGTTCGCCGACGACCCGTTCGGCGACGTGTTCCTGGTGGTGGACGGCTGGAACACACTGCGCCAGGAGTACGAGGAGCTGGAGCAGACCATCACCACGCTGGCCAACCGGGGCCTCGGTTTCGGCGTGCACGTGGTGCTCACCGCTGTGCGCTGGGCGGAGATCCGGATCAACATGCGGGACCTGCTCGGCACCAAGCTGGAGCTGCGCCTGGGTGACGCGTCGGAGTCCGAGATCGACCGGCGCGCGGCGACGAACGTGCCGGAGAAGGCGCCGGGTCGTGGTCTGACCCGCGACAAGCTGCACTTCCTCACCGCCATCTCACGGATCGACGGCCGCCGGGACATCGAGGACCTGAGTGAGGCGTCGATCGCCCTGGCCGGGCACGTGGCGGACAACTGGCCGGGCCGGCCGGCGCCGAAGGTGCGGCTGTTGCCGCGCCGGTTGCCCGTGGCCGAACTGGCCCGGATCATCGACCGGTCGGCGCCCGGCCTGCCGATCGGGGTCAACGAGTCCGCGCTCGCGCCGGTCTACCTGGATCTGGCCAACGAGCCGCACCTGACGGTCTTCGGCGATGCCGAGTGCGGCAAGACCAACCTGCTGCGGCTGATCGCCCGGGGCATCACCGAGCGGTACACCCCCGCGCAGGCCCGTCTGGTGATCGCCGACTACCGGCGCGGGCTGCTGGGCGCGGTGGAGGGCGACCACCTGTTGGACTACGCCCCATCCAACCAGGCGTTCGCCCAGGGCCTCGGCTCGATCCGCAGCGCGCTGGCCAACCGTCTGCCCGGCCCGGACGTCACCACCGCGCAACTGCGCGACCGCAGTTGGTGGAAGGGCCCGGACCTGTACATCCTGGTGGACGACTACGACCTGGTGGCGTCCGGCGGCAGCAATCCGCTCAGCGCCCTTCAGGAGCTGCTGCCGCAGGCCCGCGACATCGGCCTGCACCTGATCATCACCCGCCGGGTCGGCGGTGTGTCCCGGGCGCTCTACGAGCCGGTGCTGCAACGGTTGCGCGAGTTGGACTCGCCCGGTCTGCTGATGTCCGGCAACCGGGAGGAGGGCGCGGTCTTCGGCACGTTGCGACCGAGCCCGCAGCCGCCCGGCCGGGGCACTCTCGTCCGCCGTCGGGATGGCCAGCAGCTGATCCAGACCGCCTGGTCCGAGCCGTCGTGA
- a CDS encoding WXG100 family type VII secretion target, which produces MTDDTTKQPERFEANDIYIPVPAAGVMTPGLAVTGFEIDNVNHAATPKGLVTAPGEAGVKTEWDATSLDSAIDWLETHAAYLNKLSYDMVDIQDLMGGAGAGAAAGAPGGPASPLGGFDWAGRLAAKHQGLYQGTESGVRRLSQSLYDAAEALRQVKENYETAEHANAMSAADMQRVFGDVAGNGDGR; this is translated from the coding sequence ATGACGGACGACACGACCAAGCAGCCGGAACGGTTCGAGGCAAACGACATCTACATCCCGGTTCCGGCGGCCGGGGTGATGACGCCGGGTCTGGCAGTGACCGGCTTCGAGATCGACAACGTCAACCATGCCGCGACGCCGAAGGGTCTGGTCACCGCGCCCGGCGAGGCCGGCGTCAAGACCGAGTGGGACGCCACCAGCCTGGACTCGGCCATCGACTGGCTGGAGACCCATGCGGCGTACCTGAACAAGCTCTCCTACGACATGGTCGACATCCAGGACCTGATGGGCGGTGCGGGTGCCGGCGCGGCGGCCGGGGCGCCCGGTGGCCCGGCGAGCCCGCTCGGCGGCTTCGACTGGGCCGGCCGGTTGGCAGCCAAGCACCAGGGGCTCTACCAGGGCACCGAGAGCGGCGTCCGGCGGCTCTCCCAGAGCCTGTACGACGCGGCGGAGGCACTGCGTCAGGTCAAGGAAAACTACGAGACGGCGGAGCACGCCAACGCGATGTCCGCCGCCGACATGCAGCGGGTCTTCGGCGACGTGGCCGGCAACGGCGACGGTCGCTAG